The Candidatus Dormiibacterota bacterium sequence CGTGTTTCCGTACGCGATGTCCCTCGCGCTTGCGGCAATGCCCGACGACAAAGACCGGGTCGCCAGCGCCCTGGTCGCTGCGCTGATGACGGGAGAAGGGCTCGGAACGTTCGCTATCGGCGCCCTTCGTAGCAGTGGCGACGCGTCACTTTCGGAGATCTATCGATGGTCGGCCACGATAGCGTTCGCGCTCGCGATCGTAGCGATGCTCGCGTGCAGAGCGTCGCAGGAGAGTGCGGTGAAATCGAGCCGATAGGCGTCACCATTGCGTCCTAACGCGGCGTTATGTCGATGAGGGCGAACCCGCCGGCATCGATGACGGCGATGACGCCGTCGAGGAGGGCCTGCTTCGCGAGCGTACCGAGATCCCTCCACTCGTTCCAGACGGTTGAAAATAGCCGTACCGAGTGCCGATCCCGTTCCACCGCGGCAAGCGATGCCGATGTCGTAATCGTTTGCGGGCTCGAGTTCCCGATGAAGACCATCGTGTGATCGCTATCCGCAAAAGCTACGAGCGTTGCGAGGGGATCCGTAACCCGCACGTTGTCGGTAACGTCGCGGTCGTACGGTATTCGCGTCGCGTCCGACATGAGATCGGATGTCGTGTGAACGCAGACGCCGCTCGGCATGCGCGTAGCAATCCAGGCGATGGAGGTACCGCGGAACGGCACGTTCGTGGCCGTCAGCCAGCGCCAATCGGCAGCCAGCGATGGATTGATCGTTGCGTCCTTGCCGCGCACGTCTAAGCCGGCGGCGCCTTCGACGGCGGCCCACAGATAGCGCGGCGCATCCCAGGGTGAGAGCATCATCCCTTGATTCACGAGGATTTCACCGTGCAGCCATTCGGAGAACTGACCGGGCACCGTGTTATTCCGGCGCGGATCCATCGAAAAATGGCGAAAACTACTCGACAGAGCCTTTGCCATGAACGCCGGATTGTATTTCGCTGCCGCAAACGCATACCAATAAGTGACGGCGACCCATACGCCTCCGAGCAAGCCATACCCGTTGGTCGGCCCGTAGATCAAATCGTCCCGTGGCACGGTCCGGATGCCCGCATCGGTCCAGAATGCCGCATCGTTGAGGACACCGATGATGCGAGCGGCGCGCTCCGGGGGCGCTACGCCGAAGAGCACGGGAAAGACGAGATCGGCCGTAACGTCCGTGCGCCGAGAGCCGTCAACGTCGATCGCGAGGTAATACAGATCGTTCGCCGGATTGACGAGGTGGGTGTTGATGGCATCGCACAAGGCATTGCCGCAAGCCGCGTATTTTTCCGCAGCCACATCGTCGCCGAGGAGGCGAGCCATCTCCGAAAGGGCCTTCAGCGCTGCGTAGCATTCCGTGTTGACCTCGGTCGAGGCTCCGCTAATGCGATAGTTCGGAATCACGTTACGCCAGCCGATGATGCCCCAATCCGAGGTTTTCGTCGACGTGCACCACACCAGCCCTTGCTCGTTGCACTGTGAAAGGATGTACTCCACGGCCCGAACGGCACCAGGATAGCAGTCGCGTACGAACGCTTCATTGCCGGTAACGGCATAATGGTGCCATAGCGCAATAACGGCCAACGGCGTGTTGTCGTTGATGTTCAGCCCGTAGTCCTCTGATCTGCCGTTACGGATGTCGTAGTACTCGACGATCTTCCCCGCGGGCTCTTGCAGGCGAAAATATGCGCTCAGGGACTCGCGCGCGAAGTCGGGATTCAGATAATCGGCCCCAAATGACATCCAAGCCGTGTCGCGTCCAACGCTGTTGCTGCTACGCGTAGGATCGTTCGTAAAGCACCAACCGGTCGGCGCATACGTCTGCACGCGAAGCATGTTGGCCTTCGCCCAAAGTACCCCCTGATTCACATCGTGATCGGGCGTGCGCAGAATCGACCTGCGTAAGTACTTGCGGTAGTATGCTGAACTTCGTTCGAGGGCCGTCTCCGCGTTAGGGCAAGCTGCACGCGCAGCTGCGAGGTCTTCTCGTGACGTTGCCGACAAGACGTAGAGAAAATCAACCCAACGCTCCTCGCCCGGTCGCAAGTCTACGGCGATGTGAAACGCGGCGACAGGCTCGGGACCAATCGCTGTTGCGGCGCCGGCGAGCGCCCCGGGTGACGTTCGCGCGACCACCTTTCCCCGGTCGTCGCTCGTTTCCCAGCCATCAAACGAGCACAGCGGCGCGAAGAGCCGTACCTGCGAAGGCATTTTACGATTCCAGGCTACGATGCCGCCCATCGCGCGATCGAAGTCGGCGACGACGTCGTGCGACGTCGTTCCCCGAAGCTCGCAAAAGCCGTACATGTCAAACGTCGCTCGCGACGGTGAGGCATTCGTGAACTTGTAACGATAGTAAACCGCCGGCACGGGAACTTCTTTACCGTCGGCACCGTCGTAATTATAAGGGAAGACCTGCTCGTGGACGTTTACGCCATTATCGAGCTCGTAGGTGTGGTCTTGCCGCTCGGGGTGGATGTGAAACTCACCACGACGGCTAGCGAGCCGGATCTTGCTGCGCCGGTCCCAAAGCCGCACGCAGGTCGCGCCGAATAAATCATGGCCGGCATCTGGCGAATACACTTTATCAATCGCGCCGGTCGGACGTATCACCACACAACAGCGCGGGGACCCAAGCGTGCTGCCTTGCGCCATCTGATCGTCATCGAGGACGTACGCGAACGATGCATCGCCCGCGGCTTCGCGCGAGACGCCGGTGGGCGGATTGATCATCTCGTAGCGGGCCATTACAAAGACCCTGCTTGCCGCATCATGCCACCGTCGATCACCATGGTCGCTCCCGTGACGTAGGCGGCCGACTCGCTGCAAAGCCAAACGACGAGCCCGGCGATCTCCTCGGGCTTTCCCCACCGGTGCAGAGGGATCTCGCGAAGAAGGGCCTCGTCCAGCTTTCGATCGTGTTTCGTCGCCGCATCCATCGGCGTATCGATTGCACCCGGGGCGACGTTGTTAACGGTTATCCCATGCGGCGCCAGTTCGACGGCCATCGTGCGCATGAGCATTCGCAGGCCACCCTTCGCCGCGCAGTACGGCGCGTTCGTCGGGGCAGCGACGTCTTCATGGATGGAAGAGATATTGACGATTCGACCACCCCGCGCTTGGCCGATCATCTGTTTCGCAGCCGCCTTGCCGCACAGAAAGGGCCCCGTGAGATTCACCGCGATCTCCCTTTGCCACACGTCGTTCGGCGTTTCCACGAATGGATGGCGCGATTCTATGCCGGCGTTGTTCACGAGAATATCCAGCCCGCCGAAGACGGTGACGGCATGAGCAATCAACCTGTCGACGTCGTCCGCATCGTCGACATTCGCGGCGCATACGCTTGCGCCGTGCCCGGCGAGCGAAAGCTCGTCGGCGAGAGCCCGTGCCGGGATCGGGTCTTTGACGTAATCGATGACGACGCTAACGCCTTCGGCTGCCAGAGCACGCACGATGGCCGCTCCGATCCCCGTATCGCCTCCGGTGACGACAGCGCGCTTACCAGATAACTGCATGACTTTGGTGTGCAACCTTCGACGTGCAGTTCCTGTGGAACGCTACGCGAGTCGATTCCGAAAGCAAACGAGGTCATTGCCGAAGAACGGGCACACAGGATATCGATCCGATGTCGATCTGCCGCTCGTTTGAGAGCGGCACGACGACGGTGGCGGTGCACGAGCCGTCGCGGCCCGAAACGTCCGCGCGATAGCTGCCCGCGGAAAGCCCCTCGAAGTAGAACATGCCGTCGGAGCCGATCGGCGAGCTAGCACCGTTTGCGAGCGCGATCGTGCCATAGCGCCACCTCGGGCCGGCGACGGCGCCGATAACGGCGGAGAGCCGCGCGTGGGTGATAACGACGAGCGCGCCCGCACCCGGCGCAGGGTAGACGTGCGAGACCGACAGCGCTGCGCTGCCGTCGAGCGTGTCGTTGCGCTGTACGTACGTTACGCCCGTCGGGTGATTGCTCGATGGAAGCGGAAACGCGGAGGCCGATCCGGCGCCTACGGTGTGGATGCGCCCGTTCGTGTCGGCGATGAGATCGCCGGGCCGGCCGACGGCGACGGCATAGCCGGCATCTGCATCGCGCAGCGGGTGCACGCCGTGGAGGAAGGCGAGAGCGCCGGAGATGGCGAGCGTGCCGGCGCTCGAGCTTGAGATCTCGATCGCATCCGAGACGTACGAAACGTGAAGCGCGCCGCTCGTGCCGCCAACCTCGAGCCCGCTGGGCGTGTTGATTTCCGACGAGAGTACGGCGGCCGGCCCCTGATGCGCGCCGATGGTGGCCCCGAGCAGGGTCGTGTCGCGCCACCGCCTGATGGCGAGTGGAAAGAGCACTCCGAGCGATACGTTGCCGGTTCGCCCGCGCGCGCGTCGATCGCGAAGGTCGAGCTGCAAAACGGTGTGAAAGACCCGCACGCTATCGATGAGGTCATACGATTGCACGCTGCCGGATCGCCGGTAATCCGATAGCTGGTACTGGAATCGCAGCGTGCGATAGGAGGCGCTCAGCGTCTGGTATGTGTTGCGCCGTGGCATGGCGAGCCGGGCGTTCTCGCCAAAAGCCGGCGCACCATTGGCACCGTAACCGATGCCGAAGGAGAGCGGACCGGCACGCTGCACGTAGGAGACGAGCGTTCCGTCGAGCGGTCCAAACCCCACGGAGAGCCGGAGCGCATGGTCGGGATCCGCGGCGACGACGTCGTAGCCGATACCCACGCGGCCGTCGAAATACTCCGCGTGCGGACCGCTTGAAAGAGAGAGCGTATCGCCGGTGAGAAGCGAGCCGCCGATGGCGAAGCCGCGATAGGTCGCACACGCATAGACGCACGTTCGCGGGACGCCTGCGGCGATCGTGAACTCGTGCCACCCGGGTGCAAGGAGTCGCGCATCGAGCCGCGGCCTAACGTCGATCCGCACGGGGAGATTCGTGAGGTTGTCGACCGCACTGACGTGCGCAGCGACCGGGATGCCGTCGATCGAGAAGGGCCCCGGCTCGAGCCCGACGTCGATTGGCTCCTCGCCTGCGACGTCGATCCGGATCGTCGCCGGATCTCTGAGGATTCCGCAGACGCGCTCGAACGGCGCACGGTCGGCGCTCGTGCGAACCGACGTGCCGTGGGTCACTCCGACACCGAAGATGGGCAATGACGGCAGGACTCCGCCGCTCGCGAGCAGTTGGTCGCCGAGAAGAATTTCGCCGTTCTCGCCCTTCTCGTAGAAGTCGGCGTCGAGGCCGGTGCGGTAGACGACGCCGTTGATCTTCGCAAACCCCAGGTGTGCTACGCCCCCGGGCATGGCGAAGGTCATACGCTCTGAGAGCGCGGGCGGCCCGCCGCGTTGGAACGCTCCCGCGTACGCGACCGTTGCGGACGAGCCGTTACGATACAACGTCGCCGGCGGAACCCTGACGTCGAGGCGCTGCCTCGTGGAGACGCGATACGTGAGCTCGAGCGTGAGCGACGCGGAGTCGTACGTATATGCGATGCCGCTCGAGCCAAGCGAGTCGTAGACGTCGCCGTCGATCGTCGTCGTCGCCGGTCTGCGTGGAAAAGCAACGCCGATGAGATCGCGCGCGCGGACGTAAACGTCGTGCGCCCCCTGAACGATCACGATGTCTCCGTGCGCAACCCCGTTGACGCGCAGAGAGGCGATGACGCGCGCCGGCTCCGCAGCGCGCGCGCTCGCAGCGACGAGGGCGAACGCAGCGAGGAGCCACGCGGCGCGCGCGACTAGGGGCACGGAATCGAGAGCGATGCCGTCAGCGGCGCAAGGTGCGACTCCTTGTCCGGTACGATCGTGACGAGGCCGGTGCCGCAGCGATGCACGACCGCGGCGAATCCCATCGTTGCGTGCGGCAACACGTAGAACGGTTGGCCATACGCCGATGACGCCCCACGCCATCTCACGACTGCCCTTCGCACGAACACGTGAACGTTACCCCCGTTGCTGACGGTAACATAGAGCGTCCTCGAGCGAGCGGAGACGCCGGCGATACGTGCGTTGAATATCGAGCGCTGCGGAGCGACGAACAGCGGCAGGTTGTATGCAAGGAGAAAATGGATTCCCGACCGGTCCCTTTGCGGATCGAAAAGCTGCTCGACGGCGATACGGTAATCCGACTCGACTGACGGATCGCTTCTGAGGACCCCGACGCGAATGCGCCTGCTTTCGCCCGGTGCAAGCTCGAGCAGGCGCGGGAAGATCAGGACGTCGTCGACGTCGACCCGGCGCGTCTCGGCGCCGTCATGCTGATTCCAGGAGTAGGCGGTGATCTCGAAGCGCTCGTTGACGCGGTCGTCGTTCGCGATCGTGAAGTCGGCGGCGAGGTTGCCGGCCGGAACGTCGAGCCGGTTGGCGGTGATGTGCCACCTGGGCAGCGCCGGCGACGCGGAAGCGAAGCCGGTCGCTGCCAAGAGCAGGGCGAGAAACAAGGGTCAGTACGATACGGTGACGAGCACCTGATCGGAATAGTAACTTGCCGATCCCGCTACGACCTCGTTGCTGATGCTTTGGCCCGGCGGGGAGTCGACGTAGAACGGCACGTTGATTGCATCGGCGGACCCCATGCCCCGACCCGTGCCGCCCACGGTATTCGTGCCGACGGCATCGCCCCACGGCGCGGTTTCCGCGGAATCTTGGAAGATTTGATAGGCGATGCCGTCGGCAGGTGCGTTGGTCCCGTTGCAGTTCGAGTTGCACATGTAGCGGGTCGGCGTCGCGCCGTCCACGCCGTAGGCACCCGGTCCGAGTTCGATGGCGTACGGCGTAGCGTTCGTGCAGTTCACGCCGAGACTGCCGGTCTCTTGACCGAGCGCTTGACCGGGAACGACCTGGAACGTCGCCGGTTGTGCGACGACGGTGACCGCGCAGCTCGCCGTGACTTGCGCGCTGACGTTGATATACGTTTCGTTTGCGGGCAACGATCCGCCGCCGCCCGCGAGAGCCGGCGCCGCGGTTGCGAAGGTGGCGAGCGCGATGCCGCCGAGGAGTCGTTTGAGCTGAAGTGCTGTGTGTTCCATCACAACCGCTAGTGCCCCAGCCTCTAGCGCGCGTGACAGCCCGGCGTCAGGGTAAGGCGACGCGCTCGAAGATGGCGCGAAACTCGCTAGGCTGGAGGCGCGTTTGCGCGGCGAGCGATGCAAGCTTTGCGCCGTCGCTGAAGTCCGGCGGCTCGAGCCGCACCATGTAGTCCCGCGCGACGCGATAGGCCTCGGTGGTCGTGTCGACCAAGCGGGTGCGAATTCGCCCGGTCTTGGGATCGAGGAGATCGCCGAGCGCGATCGGCTGCACGTTTCCGCCGGAGAGCGCGATGAGCGCGCCGCTGCCGCCCTCGATCAGGTAGCGCACCGCGCCGAAGCCGAGCGTGCGCGTGTAATCGACGTCGAACGGCACCGGCTTGGCGCAGCGCAGCTCGTAGCCGATGTCCTTGGCGTGCACGATGGAGTCGACGCCGATCTCTTCGAGCCGCTTGCGCGTGCCGTCGCGCAGGACGACGCCAAGCGGGATGTCGGCGAGCCGAATGTTCCCGAAGGAGTCGCGCCCGACGTTCTCCGGCGCCGTGAACGCCTCGCCCGGAAGACGCTCGGCGATGCCCTCGGCGACCACCGCGACGCCGTGCCGGCGTCCCACGGAACGGCGCTTGACGATCGCTCCGACGATCGTATCGATGACCGCTTGAAGGTCCGTGTGCTCCGGGAACTCTTCGGGAAGAACGGCGAGCGTCGAGCCCGCGGCTTTGCACATGCCCAGCGCCAATGCTCCGGACTTGCGCCCCATGCAGACCACGACGTACCAGCGCGCGGTCGTACGCGCATCCTCCATGAGGCTCTCGAGAATATCGGCGCCGACCGAACGTGCCGTTTCGAATCCGAACGTCGGCGCGTTGTCGGGTAGCGGAAGATCGTTATCGATGGTCTTGGGAACGGTGGCGACCCCGACGCGCCCGCGCATCTTCTCGGCGATCTTTGCCGCGCCGAACGTGGTGTCGTCTCCTCCGATGCAAACGAGATAGCGAACGTGCAAGGAGTCGAGCGCTGCGACGCAGTGCTCGAGCGCCGCATCGTCTCGCGCGGGGTTCGTACGCGACGTTCGCAGGATCGATCCGCCGGTGGTGTGGATGCGTGACACCTGATCGAAGGTGAGCTCGACCGTCTGCGGCTCGCGGCCCGCGGCGAGGTCGCGATAGCCGTCGTAGATCCCGATCGCGCGCAGCCCGCAGCTGAACGCTTCCATTGCGGCCGAGGCGATGACGCCGTTGATGCCGGGCGCTGGTCCGCCTCCGACGAGAATCGCAAGGGTGTCGCTCATCGCATGAGGAGTCCTACGCAACGCAGGGTAC is a genomic window containing:
- a CDS encoding SDR family oxidoreductase, yielding MHTKVMQLSGKRAVVTGGDTGIGAAIVRALAAEGVSVVIDYVKDPIPARALADELSLAGHGASVCAANVDDADDVDRLIAHAVTVFGGLDILVNNAGIESRHPFVETPNDVWQREIAVNLTGPFLCGKAAAKQMIGQARGGRIVNISSIHEDVAAPTNAPYCAAKGGLRMLMRTMAVELAPHGITVNNVAPGAIDTPMDAATKHDRKLDEALLREIPLHRWGKPEEIAGLVVWLCSESAAYVTGATMVIDGGMMRQAGSL
- a CDS encoding fimbria/pilus periplasmic chaperone translates to MFLALLLAATGFASASPALPRWHITANRLDVPAGNLAADFTIANDDRVNERFEITAYSWNQHDGAETRRVDVDDVLIFPRLLELAPGESRRIRVGVLRSDPSVESDYRIAVEQLFDPQRDRSGIHFLLAYNLPLFVAPQRSIFNARIAGVSARSRTLYVTVSNGGNVHVFVRRAVVRWRGASSAYGQPFYVLPHATMGFAAVVHRCGTGLVTIVPDKESHLAPLTASLSIPCP
- a CDS encoding spore coat U domain-containing protein; protein product: MEHTALQLKRLLGGIALATFATAAPALAGGGGSLPANETYINVSAQVTASCAVTVVAQPATFQVVPGQALGQETGSLGVNCTNATPYAIELGPGAYGVDGATPTRYMCNSNCNGTNAPADGIAYQIFQDSAETAPWGDAVGTNTVGGTGRGMGSADAINVPFYVDSPPGQSISNEVVAGSASYYSDQVLVTVSY
- a CDS encoding 6-phosphofructokinase, with the protein product MSDTLAILVGGGPAPGINGVIASAAMEAFSCGLRAIGIYDGYRDLAAGREPQTVELTFDQVSRIHTTGGSILRTSRTNPARDDAALEHCVAALDSLHVRYLVCIGGDDTTFGAAKIAEKMRGRVGVATVPKTIDNDLPLPDNAPTFGFETARSVGADILESLMEDARTTARWYVVVCMGRKSGALALGMCKAAGSTLAVLPEEFPEHTDLQAVIDTIVGAIVKRRSVGRRHGVAVVAEGIAERLPGEAFTAPENVGRDSFGNIRLADIPLGVVLRDGTRKRLEEIGVDSIVHAKDIGYELRCAKPVPFDVDYTRTLGFGAVRYLIEGGSGALIALSGGNVQPIALGDLLDPKTGRIRTRLVDTTTEAYRVARDYMVRLEPPDFSDGAKLASLAAQTRLQPSEFRAIFERVALP